A portion of the Rhinolophus sinicus isolate RSC01 linkage group LG03, ASM3656204v1, whole genome shotgun sequence genome contains these proteins:
- the BASP1 gene encoding brain acid soluble protein 1, whose translation MGGKLSKKKKGYNVNDEKAKEKDKKAEGAGTEEEGTPKENEAQAAAETAEVKEGKEEKPEKDAQDAANKPEDKEGKKDTDTAKADAPKAEPEQTEGAAEGKPEPPKDAEQEQAAASGPAAGEAPKASEAEAPAEPAAASKVDDKSKETGEPTKTEAPAAPAAQETKSDGAPASDSKPSSTEAAPSSKETPAATEAPSSTPKAQAPAAPADEVKPAEAPAANSDQTVAVRE comes from the coding sequence ATGGGAGGCAAGCTGAGCAAGAAGAAGAAGGGATACAATGTGAATGACGAGAAGGCCAAGGAGAAAGACAAGAAGGCTGAAGGAGCAGGGACGGAAGAGGAGGGAACCCCgaaggaaaatgaggcccaggcGGCTGCAGAGACCGCCGAGGTGAAGGAGGGCAAGGAGGAGAAGCCGGAGAAGGATGCCCAGGACGCTGCCAACAAGCCGGAAGACAAGGAAGGCAAGAAAGACACAGACACGGCCAAGGCAGACGCTCCGAAGGCAGAGCCCGAGCAGACGGAGGGAGCCGCCGAGGGGAAGCCGGAACCCCCGAAGGATGCGGAGCAGGAGCAGGCGGCCGCCTCGGGCCCGGCTGCAGGCGAAGCCCCCAAGGCTTCCGAGGCCGAGGCCCCTGCGGAACCAGCAGCTGCCTCCAAGGTGGATGACAAGAGCAAGGAGACAGGGGAACCCACAAAGACTGAGGCTCCCGCAGCTCCTGCCGCGCAGGAAACGAAAAGTGACGGGGCCCCGGCTTCAGACTCAAAACCCAGCAGCACTGAGGCTGCCCCATCGTCCAAGGAGACCCCGGCAGCCACGGAAGCACCCAGTTCCACGCCCAAGGCCCAGGCCCCCGCAGCCCCAGCAGACGAGGTTAAACCTGCCGAGGCCCCGGCAGCTAATTCCGATCAAACCGTAGCAGTGAGAGAGTAA